The Carassius gibelio isolate Cgi1373 ecotype wild population from Czech Republic chromosome B5, carGib1.2-hapl.c, whole genome shotgun sequence genome segment atattatattttatatattgtagtaAAACCAGTTAGACAAAGTGAGCACTTGTGTGTCATAGACATTTGTACTCATGTTTACTTtagtgtaaaataactgttttcaagtGATTACGGTATTCCAGTCATCAGTggtacatgatccttcagaaatcattctaacatgctgattttgagagcaagaaacatttcttgttgttCTCCGCTCTGCTCCTTAAGATTTTatggaaactgatgcatttttttttttaggattctttgatgaataaaaagtttaaagaacagcatttatttgaattagaaacTTTTtgagacattataaatgtcttttaacaTCACTTTTCATGAATTGAATCCATCCTTGCTGTGTATCAGtacaaacttctgaatggtaatgTAAATGAATGCAAATGGATGACATTACCAAGAGTCTGTTTCTGGGCTCTTCATCTAATCTCAAACACAGATCTGTTGTTGAGGTGCATCGCATATTGCCAGTTGAAAATGGGTGTAATGCTTCTTTTAATATCCTCTTAAGGTCAGACATCACTGAGAAGAGCAGTTGTGTTGGTGTCTAATGATGTAGTGAAGCACTACCTCAGGACTCAAGCACAAACCACTGCAGAGGAATCCACAACCTCTGAGAGTCAGCGGGACACGGCACCTGCCAGAGGCCATCATGTCAGTACAGGAGTTTGTTCTTCGTGTGGTTTGTTATTGTATGTGCATTGCTCAAGTAGTGATCATAATAGTGACTGTTAATGTGATGTGCAGGTGCGACAGCATAGGGATGGTCTTGATGAACACGGCTCCTCTAGTGATGTTCTAGAAGAGAGGGTCTCTCAAGATCAAGATGTGAATGAAACCGACACTACCTGCGTTTCCACCAAATTAAGCATCGCTGAAAAAAGGAGAAGGTTTTGCAAGATCAAACCCAGTCTGAGCCTGGCAGCACAGTCCATCCACAGACCTCTGAATGAAAGTGAGCTTGAGATGCATATAAACCATGAGCTAAGAAGACTGTCCCGTAGCGTGTGTAGAGTGTGTAATGCTGTGTGTTGTTTCTGTTCTGAACGAGGGCATGTGTTCTTTCTAAACCCAGAGACCCCGTCTGTCAAACGTGACTCAACGCTGCTGCAATGTAGCAGTCCTGTGGAAGTCAAAGTGAAGATGGCTCCAAACAAATGTCTTGTTGAAGAGCACAGGGACCGTCCTGAGGAAGAGCTTACATGTGGAGTCACTCCAGAAGTGAGCGGCCCTCAGGGTGTTAAGGTGAGGGATTTCATCAAAGGAGTGACTTGACTGTTTGTGTTCTGATGATGTGATGGAAAACCAAACATACATTTGACTTGCATCTTTAATGCCTTTTTGTACATCCAGGATGATGACGCAGAAACCACAGTAGATGGTATTCCTTCCTTAACATCAGCTGGTAagattaaaagcattttttaagtatattttcttgtcttttttccgTCTATCTTCCCCTCCTTCTTTTTTGTCTCTGTCTTTGTTTTTTCCTTTCAACTCATTaaaattgtatgtatttgtctCTGTACCACTTCCAATAGTGAGTAAGACAGAGGACCAGGAGATCGAACCCTTCCTTGAGAAGTCTCTGGTTCCTGACACCACACCGTCAGACAAAGGTACAACAGAAGACTTTTTTTCAGACATCAAAAATCCACATTTAAAGTGTTTAACTCGGTTTGCAGCAGATccaaaaaaaaagacactgaCTTTTACAGATGAGCCTGAAAGAAGAGGAGAATTTGAAAGGTCTCCATCTCGGCCGTCTGAGAATGAAGATCGAATTACTGATCGGGAGGAACAGGATTCAGGGGCTGTTGAGTCTGAACTCACAGACACTATGATTGAGGAACCTCAGACGGAGCTGAAGAGGATTATTCCAGTCAGGTGTGCATTGGCAGATGAATCGATAGTTTGCTCAAATTAAGAGGGTTTGTCTTGAATGTTTTAACCAATGCCTTTGCTCTGTGGTGTTGTCTGTACAGCTGTTCTGCTGATGGTTCCTCAGTTCATGCTCAAGGCAGAATTGCCCCGGAGAGACGCAGTCAGTTTGATGAGCAAACACCCACCAACCTGGAAGGGGCATCTCTGGTCATGGTAAACCCTCAACAGACCTCAGAGCCGAATGAAGGTGGGGTTCAGATTGAGAGTATTGCTTTAAATCTCACTAATGTTGCTGCCAAAGATTGAGCCATGACATCTTCCCTTAGATCCTGCTGAGAAGGCTGAACATAAGAGTCCTGTATTTGATCTGTTTCTTATAGAGCCAGTTCTCAGTGATCCTTCACCTGCACTATTTGAAGAGGTTTCATCTTTGTCTTATCCTCCAAACGAACCTACAAGCAACCTGTGTGACATGGACATGTATGTaaatggaactttttttttttgagcagttttAATTGATAATAGTTTCTAATAATTAATGTAGTcttattaaatgaattttaatatGTTGTTTAAATGTTGCTTTAGGATGCAGTTTAGGGAGTCTGCAGCTGAAGATGTTCAAATACCATACGAGCAGGAGTCAGAGAGTCAAGACGGCACAGAAGAGCCATCAGAAGCTTCTGAGGTAGAGTCCTGACAAACAACACCTTGTGTATTCTGTGTTTGCTGAATGGAATCAACACCTTTTGAaactaacacttttttttttctggcaggaATGCATCGTCTctctaaatgaaaatgcaaaatctGAAATTTCAGATTCAGCTGGAGTGGATACAGGTGCAATTGGTAGTGATGACAAGAACACATGGTCCAGAGAAATTTAAAtactatataaaaatgtatataaatacaatattgtaaATGTACTGTGCTGCCATTACTGTTtgaaatgtttggggttggtaagattattataattcttttttttttttttttttaaagaagtctcttaagctcaccaaggctgcatttatttgttagtagaaacctaatatgctgatttggtgctgaaaaaacatttgtatcatttaattttagttgtgcaactttaatactttttgtggaaactgctatacatttttttttcaagattatttgtatttatttaacattataaacatattcacttacaatttaatgcatctttgctaaataaaagtattaatttagtaaaaaaagaagaaaaaaacgtatatttaaaATCCGACCCTAAACTTTGAATGGCAgcgtatattattgttttaacaaTTTCCTTCCTTGTCACAGATAAACATTCTGAGGAGGAACCCACATTTATTTTAACTCTATATGAGATTCCAGTCTCTGGGCAGCAGGACACTCCTCCTTATGAACTTCAGCCAGTCCAGATGCCTTTGCTTTTCTCAAGCAGTTCACATTCTCTTTCCTTCACATTAGAGCCGTCCAGGTACATTTCCATTCCAGTCTAGACTTAATAACATTTTACACCATAAAAAACAAAATCCTTGATCATCCATCATCCTTTTATCCTTGATGACTTTGTTTTGCAGTGCATCTCTGAACATGACGTCTGAAGACACCGGTAATCTATGTAACAGTAGTTCTTGCAAGGTGGTGGATGACTCCCTGGATCCTCTTTCAAAGGAAGCACTATTGATATCCTCACTGGAAAGCAGTTGTGATGACGTGAACTCTTTAATTAGTCCACCCGAGATGTTCTCTTGTAATTCTGCCACGGTATGATGTAGTACTCCCTTTTGTTATCCTAATTTGTGGAGTGTTTATATCTTGTAGCAGTTTTGGGAAAtaaatttttttctcttttggtaaAAGTCGATGCATGTGCTGAAGTTGGATGAGATCCTGACAGAGTCGCCAGAAACTAAAGCACCTCCTCAAAGGAGATGTAAGACGTTCACTTGCATTCAACAtttatgccaaatattaaaatcgGTATATTCATGTAGATGGGATTGTAATATCCTGTCTGATCTCTCCATTAAGGCAAGATTAAAGTCAAGCCGAAACTAAAGCCTTGTGTGAAGGTCAGGCCTTCAAAAAATGGCCAGTTTGACTTTGCACCCAGTCAGAATCTACCAACATCTCAAGCCACACCACAAACTGGGATCGAGTCCAACCAGAAACTATCTGTACAGGAAACGGTTGGTCCTGAATGCCACTCAAGCATTGAAGACGGTGAGAGGGAAGCCCATCCTGGACCTGATGGCATGATATCAACAGCCATTGTGCCAGTGTCTGAAGAAATGAGCGATGAGAGTCACCTGGAGTGGGAATGTCCTCTCAGAACAGAACTCCAGAGGAATGAGGACTTAGTTATTGACCTTCCAGTGAGTCAGAGGctattctgttttttattttttctgtatagATCAGTCATTCACATAAGTGTTTCTTCACAGGTGCACAGTACATTCATAAAGGAGTCGGAGGGGAACAACGAAGCTGGTTATGAGGGTATTTCTCACACAGTGTTGGCTGATGCCTTCGTACTCTCTTCAGAAATGAAGGATGTTTTTAATAAGGAAAAGGAAAGCCCTCATGCTAGTGAGCTCCAAATACCTGAGGGCTTAACTGTGTGTCTTACAGAGAGTGAGAAATCTCTTCCTTCATTCATTGACcaagtaagtgtttttttttttatctaaacaaAACATTAGTTTTGTCTTGACAAGTGGTCCATTTCCTAGAAATAAAGCTCAATTGTAAGTATTTATCTACTTTTTTTTATGTCCTTGAAGTATATTTTAAACTCAAAGTTTAAAGTCTACTAGGAACACATCACATGAGTTTATTAGTACTTGTGTCCACAGGAAGAACAAATGGCAGACATTTCTAAAAAGCCTGATACGTGCAGAGAGGCATCATGTGTCTCATCATCTGCATCTCAAGAGAAGACTATGCCCTTGAGGAGAGGTAATGATATCAATGTCCCTTTAACTGACTTGATCTTTTTAAAGGGATCGTCTCTCAACAAGTAAAAtaatcatcatttactaaccctcatgtaATTACAAACCCATGTGACTGTttgttaagatatttttaatccAAGTCTTAAGAAAATACACTATACATTATTTTGGCTTTTATTGATcaacatgcatgcatacacaaaGCACATCATGGATTAATGGAAGCTCAAACTTACTTACTTGACACTTGAGAACAAaccagttattatttatttaactttcaatAACCTTTATTTCCTTGTTCTCTAGGCAAGTTGCAAGTGAAGTCTAAAATCCCAAAAACAACATCTACGGAAGACGATTGCTCTAGACAGAATCTGTCTGACTTTGGCTATAATGATCCAGCCACAGCTCAAATCATTTCACCAGAACCTCTGATTAAAGAACAAACCATTAAAGTGGAACAGAGATCCGAGCACGAAGATTTCTCTGATATCCCAATTGAGGAATCCGATGGAGAGCCTGCTGGGATTGCTTCATCCTCACAACCATTCAACACTGTAAAATCAACAGCATGGTAAGAAAcatctattttaataaatatccatAAATCTGTGTACAATTATTATAGGCAACTTTCTGTCATAGCACTGAATTGCATCCAGTGGAACTGAAAATAGAGGGTAGGCACGAGGATGTGTCACACGTGGTGTTGCCTGATATATTGGTGCCAGTTTCTGCTGAAATGGAAAATGGTGATCATATGGCGAGTGCAAGTCCTGAACAAAGCAGTCTGCAGTTGGGTGAAGAGAGCCAGCAGACTGTCACTGCAGAAGCAGACCAGGAGGTGCATTCGCATCTGACTGACATGTTGATCCCCGCCTGTGAGAAAACAGAAGATGATTTAAGCAAGGAACGGACAACAGCTGGACAGAAAAGTCCTCATGAGGAAGGAAGACCTCTGGTATGTTAGCTGAATGGCATAATGAGTAAGGAGTActggcagatatatatatatatttttttattggtatTGGTCAGTATtggatatttaaatgtaaatcttttattTCAAATTGGCAAAAATGTTAATACCCATAATTAATTAGAGCGTTATTTGAAATGTATACTACAGGTGAGAGAGGATCCAGATACAGCAGACCTGTTCAGTCAAGTGTCACAATCTTCAAATGTGGGACCATCAGTGTCACCCAAAAGGAAAAGACCCACTCAGAGGAAAGGTGATGAAACGCTTTCAGAACTTTTCTCAACACACTGTTTAGCTTCTGTACCAATTTGATGAATTATGCTCCTCGATTTTAAGGCAAGTTATTGGTAAAGATGACGTTTCCCAAAAGAAAGAGTAGAGATTCCCCTAAGAGTGGTGAGCAATCACAAAGCGGTCCTCTGACAATCTTAATGTCGGAGTCAACACAATGCAGTGCTGAGACATGGTATGAGTGACTTTCTCTGAtctgtacattttacattttcaccgAAATATCAAATTACTTACTAATGGGTTGGTCTTTCTGTCATAGTGCTGACTTGTTGCCCACTGGCTCGGAGGACCATGAGGAAGCATCTGGAggtgttttataattatttataatttaaacagatgattTTGGATTTGCTTCTAATTTCATGTTTTCAATCAATACTGAATCTATTTTTCAAGGCACACTTTGTCCAATGCCTAAACTGTCAAAAAGAAAaggtgatccttcagaaaatgaCCTCGGTCAGCCCAGCTCTACACAGACCTCTTTAGCTACACCCAGGCAGTCCCTGGACCCTCAAGCTGTGGAATGGTCTCTCAGAAGCAATATGCTGCCCATGGATTTGGATGAGATGGAGAACTGGTGTGAAGGAGTTTCCCACATGTTGCTGTCAGATGCATTTGTGCCCGTTTCTGAAGAGACTGGAGAGAACAACACAGAGCTAAAAGTGTTTATCTTAAGCAGTCCTCATAAGCATGAGCAAATCACGCTTGGTCCGACAAAGAGTGAGGAGACGCCCTCTGAAATTTCAAGTGATGTATGCAGTTTTTAGCAGCATTAAGCTGCAGTTCATAACAATTGATTTTAAATGGATAAGTCTCATGAAGAAGTGTCTAGATCACATTTTATATGTAAACAAGCCTTtcttcaaaaatgttaaataattacaattatttaaaatacaattattttaaaggggtcatatgatgcgatttcaatttctcctttctctttggagtgttacaagctcttggtgcatgaagaagatctgtaaagctgcaaagactaaagtctcaaatccagagAGATTATCTTTATCTAAGTTAAGACTGCCACACCCAGTTAAAACAGCTCATtaaaacacgcccccacatgtctacggcactgtggaaatatttgcataatgcggCCCAAATGTCCACACAaaaaagaaggcgtggtttcagtaaccacagttaaaCAGCCTTTCCTCTGTCTCCGACAAACGACAAGCGACagaccggaagtcattcatttccaatgGAAAGTAATGCTGGAGCTgcgtggagttccgatcacatGCGTATGCGGAAATTTCGAATCCAATTTGAGCCTCGGAtacgttcaaatatttgaacttctgcgACTAGACCGTATGCGAATGCCCGACCAgatgtgatgtattctaatcaaaactattggtgcgaggtcagaattaccaatattttgttaacactaacattgttaacatgttttgtaattagtttaagtattttctattgaatgttcaaatgcggaGCTTTGCACATTGTATGTGTGTAAAACTTAGGACATTATTTACagtctttaaatttattttgaaagatgaatctTGCGATTATggaaggggcgttacatttccgatgagtgcttgcagtgttcggccaatcacaatgcactgggtcagctggccaatcagagcagactgcgcttgtcagaaggaggactttgtagaaaacgatgcatttgagagaggcggggcatagaggaccaacaataatgtacagtatttggaaaaaaaaaaagtttgttgaacATGAAAGTGTGTCAACATATTCTGTCacacaaaataattatcttttaaaaaagcatcatatgactcctttaaaaatgtatataaagaggaagtaaaattaacaaaatatttattaattttaggagtgaaatgtgacctggacaggTTTTTCGAGATTAatctactgtatataaaacattGAACAAGGTGCAAATGACAATGCAAAAATCTGTTTTAAAGGTACACCAATTAAACACGACTTCTGGCATGACAAAGTCAAATGAGAGTCTGCCAGCATCACAAGCAAAAAAATCACCAGCAAGAAGTGAGTCAGTCCTCATTTCAGACTGTTATTGATCtttttccattattattttttgtgttactgatttattattttctGAATTCTCTCAAAAAGGTACATTTCAGATGACACTAAGGTCACCTGAAAGACACTTTAAAGATCAACCTTGTATGCTGAAGTCAACCCAAGCTGCCCCGACAGCACCACAGCGAACTCCGACATCAAAGGTGAAAGAGTCCATGGGAACTCCAACAAGACGACAAACAGTAGAGATCTCAAGTGCATGCTGGGTACAGCTAGAAAGGTTATCTGTAGAGGAAATCTGCAGTGCTCAAAGTGTCCCTCAACCAAAGCATCACAGCACGCCTGTCACTGTTAAACCCACTTCTAGAGGGTAAGGATGTTTTCCATTTCATGCCAATGACATAGTATGGAATTCTTTTCAGATTGTCGAAATCTGAATATTTAGTGCTGTTCACAGTAAAAACATCTGTTTGTAAGCAGAAGCTCTGGTTTAGGATCACATGCCGATGAGGAGCCACCCATGCTGCCAGGATACTCGCCAAGGGTTGTCCTTCATCGTATACCATTAACAGCTACTGAAGAGAACATTTCTACGCTTACTTCATTCCCACCAAGAGCTTTCACCTCACCCTCCCGAACACAGGCAGAGCATCAGGTACATGCTGTCATTTTCAATCAAATCATTGCATTATGTAcattatttgtgaccctggagaacaaaagcagtcataagtagcactggtatatttgtagcaatagccaataatacattatttgggtcaaaattataaaaaaaacaaaatgtatgccaaaaatcattaggatattaaataaagattgttccatgaagatattttgtacatttccatctgtgtatatatatcaagatttattttttgattagtaatatgcactaagaacttcatttggacgactttaaatgtgattttcttagcaccctcagattccagattttcctaacaaaccatacatcat includes the following:
- the LOC127958834 gene encoding uncharacterized protein LOC127958834 isoform X2, coding for MRRARISIKPNVRPGGRSVAPVAEDRRSQGSTAVDDTHQKLSSPQQSQLEVKESAVATGDGNVPGCPSEKASLNINDGAPSSVRTPATTVHQKRSRFSATPKLARPKVRSAPPSTGSLPSEPSKISSPSQAANTLTQSPIPVAISRDDSQQSTFSDATTAANCPASSLCLPSTSGCPESPSSTPSQQEPCRTTKKIPNEDFGPQEGATPLSCTLSPYVKLSRVDGPDSPLRNQISSDKQQVLRTLKLKELMKLERKKERMEKKSRRHKREQCIEPDRDKMTLGDFIYYLPESNPMKSSLSTEETQTQITAPPNPTVQKNMADADEGEEEEDDDDVDADEELLAPKVKVAEDGSLILDEESLTVRVQRTSDTVVENANPLFERGSTTTYTSFRKKWHVKNWSVRETDMFYLAISMVGTDFSMIAQLLTHRSRAEIKNKFRNEERANSWRVDKAFRNKRPYDSELFSFLLKRILAKDKQKGKSIKLVVKSSKTKKSKGGEKSKHLEDKDSINDDEDDELCSVDSVCFDLEKENEDSSNMNEADVSSSTSKKRKRTKDTEPKVLYEKVSKQKKKNKTPKKVLNEGENDTVNADHNEASAIQTTKRKRSKKCEKEEQETTKCKRKTKKSKTSQQECTGSELCADCSEDPGAEVDQGEKLCAERATKEEVSQCSSKHSKRANLAKRKSKHSEPKATVEIEDTAEECQDKSCSEAENELRIIRLAKEQLQNQPIVVLERTPLRLKDSHSSSVSQDQLQSSKSLQHSPGRKMRAEKVKCNLTASGDGSEVSTAGPGVKEDQGVKLVPESSAKEEISESSLKRPPGQQTRADKVKHNLTASEGDQIDHSHTGSHPSPEDMSGTIMPNQLSVQDSEEMEADQCMKEDLNLRHLEFLTPSEVNGQTSLRRAVVLVSNDVVKHYLRTQAQTTAEESTTSESQRDTAPARGHHVRQHRDGLDEHGSSSDVLEERVSQDQDVNETDTTCVSTKLSIAEKRRRFCKIKPSLSLAAQSIHRPLNEKTPSVKRDSTLLQCSSPVEVKVKMAPNKCLVEEHRDRPEEELTCGVTPEVSGPQGVKDDDAETTVDGIPSLTSAVSKTEDQEIEPFLEKSLVPDTTPSDKDEPERRGEFERSPSRPSENEDRITDREEQDSGAVESELTDTMIEEPQTELKRIIPVSCSADGSSVHAQGRIAPERRSQFDEQTPTNLEGASLVMVNPQQTSEPNEEPVLSDPSPALFEEVSSLSYPPNEPTSNLCDMDMMQFRESAAEDVQIPYEQESESQDGTEEPSEASEECIVSLNENAKSEISDSAGVDTDKHSEEEPTFILTLYEIPVSGQQDTPPYELQPVQMPLLFSSSSHSLSFTLEPSSASLNMTSEDTGNLCNSSSCKVVDDSLDPLSKEALLISSLESSCDDVNSLISPPEMFSCNSATSMHVLKLDEILTESPETKAPPQRRCKIKVKPKLKPCVKVRPSKNGQFDFAPSQNLPTSQATPQTGIESNQKLSVQETVGPECHSSIEDGEREAHPGPDGMISTAIVPVSEEMSDESHLEWECPLRTELQRNEDLVIDLPVHSTFIKESEGNNEAGYEGISHTVLADAFVLSSEMKDVFNKEKESPHASELQIPEGLTVCLTESEKSLPSFIDQEEQMADISKKPDTCREASCVSSSASQEKTMPLRRGKLQVKSKIPKTTSTEDDCSRQNLSDFGYNDPATAQIISPEPLIKEQTIKVEQRSEHEDFSDIPIEESDGEPAGIASSSQPFNTVKSTACTELHPVELKIEGRHEDVSHVVLPDILVPVSAEMENGDHMASASPEQSSLQLGEESQQTVTAEADQEVHSHLTDMLIPACEKTEDDLSKERTTAGQKSPHEEGRPLVREDPDTADLFSQVSQSSNVGPSVSPKRKRPTQRKGKLLVKMTFPKRKSRDSPKSGEQSQSGPLTILMSESTQCSAETCADLLPTGSEDHEEASGGTLCPMPKLSKRKGDPSENDLGQPSSTQTSLATPRQSLDPQAVEWSLRSNMLPMDLDEMENWCEGVSHMLLSDAFVPVSEETGENNTELKVFILSSPHKHEQITLGPTKSEETPSEISSDVHQLNTTSGMTKSNESLPASQAKKSPARSTFQMTLRSPERHFKDQPCMLKSTQAAPTAPQRTPTSKVKESMGTPTRRQTVEISSACWVQLERLSVEEICSAQSVPQPKHHSTPVTVKPTSRGSSGLGSHADEEPPMLPGYSPRVVLHRIPLTATEENISTLTSFPPRAFTSPSRTQAEHQSLQNSPPVSSLDADKNPDQVSHFLLDDIFTEVVDPY
- the LOC127958834 gene encoding transcription factor TFIIIB component B'' homolog isoform X4, giving the protein MRRARISIKPNVRPGGRSVAPVAEDRRSQGSTAVDDTHQKLSSPQQSQLEVKESAVATGDGNVPGCPSEKASLNINDGAPSSVRTPATTVHQKRSRFSATPKLARPKVRSAPPSTGSLPSEPSKISSPSQAANTLTQSPIPVAISRDDSQQSTFSDATTAANCPASSLCLPSTSGCPESPSSTPSQQEPCRTTKKIPNEDFGPQEGATPLSCTLSPYVKLSRVDGPDSPLRNQISSDKQQVLRTLKLKELMKLERKKERMEKKSRRHKREQCIEPDRDKMTLGDFIYYLPESNPMKSSLSTEETQTQITAPPNPTVQKNMADADEGEEEEDDDDVDADEELLAPKVKVAEDGSLILDEESLTVRVQRTSDTVVENANPLFERGSTTTYTSFRKKWHVKNWSVRETDMFYLAISMVGTDFSMIAQLLTHRSRAEIKNKFRNEERANSWRVDKAFRNKRPYDSELFSFLLKRILAKDKQKGKSIKLVVKSSKTKKSKGGEKSKHLEDKDSINDDEDDELCSVDSVCFDLEKENEDSSNMNEADVSSSTSKKRKRTKDTEPKVLYEKVSKQKKKNKTPKKVLNEGENDTVNADHNEASAIQTTKRKRSKKCEKEEQETTKCKRKTKKSKTSQQECTGSELCADCSEDPGAEVDQGEKLCAERATKEEVSQCSSKHSKRANLAKRKSKHSEPKATVEIEDTAEECQDKSCSEAENELRIIRLAKEQLQNQPIVVLERTPLRLKDSHSSSVSQDQLQSSKSLQHSPGRKMRAEKVKCNLTASGDGSEVSTAGPGVKEDQGVKLVPESSAKEEISESSLKRPPGQQTRADKVKHNLTASEGDQIDHSHTGSHPSPEDMSGTIMPNQLSVQDSEEMEADQCMKEDLNLRHLEFLTPSEVNGQTSLRRAVVLVSNDVVKHYLRTQAQTTAEESTTSESQRDTAPARGHHVRQHRDGLDEHGSSSDVLEERVSQDQDVNETDTTCVSTKLSIAEKRRRFCKIKPSLSLAAQSIHRPLNEKTPSVKRDSTLLQCSSPVEVKVKMAPNKCLVEEHRDRPEEELTCGVTPEVSGPQGVKDDDAETTVDGIPSLTSAVSKTEDQEIEPFLEKSLVPDTTPSDKDEPERRGEFERSPSRPSENEDRITDREEQDSGAVESELTDTMIEEPQTELKRIIPVSCSADGSSVHAQGRIAPERRSQFDEQTPTNLEGASLVMVNPQQTSEPNEEPVLSDPSPALFEEVSSLSYPPNEPTSNLCDMDMMQFRESAAEDVQIPYEQESESQDGTEEPSEASEECIVSLNENAKSEISDSAGVDTGAIDKHSEEEPTFILTLYEIPVSGQQDTPPYELQPVQMPLLFSSSSHSLSFTLEPSSASLNMTSEDTGNLCNSSSCKVVDDSLDPLSKEALLISSLESSCDDVNSLISPPEMFSCNSATSMHVLKLDEILTESPETKAPPQRRCKIKVKPKLKPCVKVRPSKNGQFDFAPSQNLPTSQATPQTGIESNQKLSVQETVGPECHSSIEDGEREAHPGPDGMISTAIVPVSEEMSDESHLEWECPLRTELQRNEDLVIDLPVHSTFIKESEGNNEAGYEGISHTVLADAFVLSSEMKDVFNKEKESPHASELQIPEGLTVCLTESEKSLPSFIDQEEQMADISKKPDTCREASCVSSSASQEKTMPLRRGKLQVKSKIPKTTSTEDDCSRQNLSDFGYNDPATAQIISPEPLIKEQTIKVEQRSEHEDFSDIPIEESDGEPAGIASSSQPFNTVKSTACTELHPVELKIEGRHEDVSHVVLPDILVPVSAEMENGDHMASASPEQSSLQLGEESQQTVTAEADQEVHSHLTDMLIPACEKTEDDLSKERTTAGQKSPHEEGRPLVREDPDTADLFSQVSQSSNVGPSVSPKRKRPTQRKGKLLVKMTFPKRKSRDSPKSGEQSQSGPLTILMSESTQCSAETCADLLPTGSEDHEEASGGTLCPMPKLSKRKGDPSENDLGQPSSTQTSLATPRQSLDPQAVEWSLRSNMLPMDLDEMENWCEGVSHMLLSDAFVPVSEETGENNTELKVFILSSPHKHEQITLGPTKSEETPSEISSDVHQLNTTSGMTKSNESLPASQAKKSPARSTFQMTLRSPERHFKDQPCMLKSTQAAPTAPQRTPTSKVKESMGTPTRRQTVEISSACWVQLERLSVEEICSAQSVPQPKHHSTPVTVKPTSRGKNICL